A single region of the Raphanus sativus cultivar WK10039 chromosome 1, ASM80110v3, whole genome shotgun sequence genome encodes:
- the LOC130507850 gene encoding oil body-associated protein 1A — MEKAVHLSTKAGPEVPGEPTKMGTSMVDSAAAAVQSFTPINQIHQHLCAFHFYAYDMTRQVESHHFCGHINEDMRQCLIYDGPDANARLIGLEYIVTEKLFMTLPDDEKKLWHTHEWEVKGGFLFMPGVPETIQRQDLEKVAKTYGKVYHFWQVDLGHELPIGLPNLMMAVTRDGQLYPEMVKETEKKFGISIDKERESRAYMKGPEHGIHPLANGGGKGLKLEMREVDLKPVESVPRVFV; from the exons ATGGAGAAGGCAGTCCATTTGTCAACGAAAGCTGGACCAGAGGTTCCAGGAGAGCCAACGAAGATGGGAACCTCCATGGTTGACTCGGCTGCTGCTGCTGTACAAAGCTTCACTCCGATTAACCAAATCCACCAACATCTCTGCGC GTTTCATTTCTATGCATACGACATGACACGACAAGTGGAATCGCATCATTTCTGCGGTCACATCAACGAGGACATGCGCCAGTGTCTGATCTACGACGGTCCTGATGCCAACGCTCGTCTAATAGGCTTAGAGTACATAGTGACAGAGAAGCTTTTCATGACGTTGCCTGATGATGAGAAGAAGCTCTGGCACACTCACGAGTGGGAGGTCAAAGGAGGGTTCCTGTTCATGCCCGGTGTTCCCGAAACGATCCAACGCCAAGATCTTGAAAAAGTTGCCAAGACTTACGGAAAAGTTTACCATTTCTGGCAAGTCGATTTGGGGCATGAGCTCCCCATTGGTTTGCCTAATCTTATGATGGCTGTTACTAGGGATGGACAGCTTTACCCCGAGATGGTCAAGG AGACGGAGAAAAAGTTTGGGATATCGATAGATAAAGAGAGAGAGTCAAGGGCTTATATGAAGGGACCAGAGCATGGGATCCATCCTTTGGCGAACGGAGGTGGCAAAGGGCTGAAGTTGGAGATGCGAGAGGTTGACCTCAAGCCAGTAGAGTCCGTTCCAAGAGTTTTCGTCTAA